The Pantoea trifolii nucleotide sequence CCACGCGCGATCGCTGGCCGGGATTCGCGCCCTGGGTGAAATACAGCGCCAGCTATTACGATGCGTGGATCAGCGCGCCGGAACGGCTGGGGTTCGAGTTGATTGATGATGCTGAAAAAGCCTGCCCGGAGGCGCTGGCACTCAATTATCTGCTGCTGGTCAGCGCCGAGGGCGAAACCGTTATTTTGCAGGATGCGTTAAGCGGCGAGCGTTTTAGCCTGCAACCGCATGTGCTGGTCAATGCCGGTGGCGCATGGATCGACCAGCTTAACCAACGCATCACCGTCAGCCGCGATCTGCCCAAGCTGATTGGCGGCACCAAAGGATCGCACCTGATCCTCAATCACCCCGAATTGCTGCATATGCTGGATGGCGAAATGGTCTATTTCGAGAACCAGGAAGGCCGCGTTTGCATTATGTTCCCGTGGTTTGGCAAGGTGCTGGTGGGTTCCACCGATATCCGCGTGGACGATCCCGACGAGGCGGTGTGCGATGAGGAGGAAAAGGATTACATCCTCGAGTCACTGCGTTTCATCTTTCCGCATATCGAGGTACCGGATTCCGCCATCGTGTATACCTTCTGCGGCGTGCGTCCGCTGCCCGCCAGCGAGGCCAAACTTAACGGCCAAATCTCACGTAATCACTCGTTAGTGGTGTTGCCGGCTGACGCGAATCGCGCCTGGAGCACGCTCTGTTTAGTCGGCGGCAAATGGACTACTTTCCGCCAGTTCGGTGAAGAAGCGGCGGATCGCGTGCTGCGTCTGCTCGGCGAAAAACGTCAGGTATCAACCGGTGATGTGCCGATTGGCGGCGGGCGTGACTTCCCCAAACCTTCAGGACAAACCGCGTGGCTGGCGCAACTGGCGCAGCGTTATGGCGTGCCGCTGCCGCGCGTGATGCAGCTCGCCAAACGTTACGGCAGCCGCGCCCTGCCGCTGCTGGCGCTGATCCAGCAGCACGGCGAGCAAATGTTGCAGAATCACGCCGCCTACAGCGATGTCGAATTACGTTATCTGATTGAACATGAACAGGTTTGTCAGCTGGAGGATTTGTTGGTACGTCGCACCTCGCTGGCGATTTGCGGTGAACTTAGCGTGCCGCTGGTGCAGGAGATCGCCGAAATCATGGCTGCGACGCTCGGCTGGAGCGATAGCGAACGCGCGCAGCAGCTGCAGCGCTGCTGCGCCAATCTGGCGCGTTTGCACGGACTTACCGGCCTTTACCCCACGGTTTTTCAGGAGGAAACACAACATGTTAGTAACCAATAAAGTGCGCATGCAGCGCCTGTTTCAGCACGGCAAATGTCTGGATGTCGCCATCGATCACGGTATCGCCAACGAGCCTGATTTCCTCATCGGTCTGGAGAATATTGCAGATGTGATGGATAACCTGATCGCCGCACAGCCGGATGCGATTCAGGTCAACTATGGTCAGGCCGATCTGCTGCAGCGTGTGGCGGGACGTAAACCGGCGCTGGTGATGCGCACCGATGTGGGCAATGCCTACAACGCGGCGCGTCACCGGGAAATGTGGGCGGTGCTGCACAATCCTGATGAACCAATCCTTGCCGCGTTGCAGATGGACGCCGCCGCAGTGGTAGTTAATCTCTATCTGATCCCCGATGAACCGGGCATTTTCCGCATGTGCGTTGAAAACATTGGCCGCCTGCGTCAGGCCTGCGATCGCTACGCCATGCCGCTGATGATTGAACCACTTGTGATGGCCCCCGCCGGACAAGGCGCGGCTTACGGCTCGCTGGGTGATGTGGAGAAGATGGTGCCGCTGGTACGGCTGGCACGTGAGTTGGGTGCAGACATCATCAAAGCCGATCCCACTGAGAACGTGGAAGATTTTCATCGCGTGGTGGAAGCGGCGCGCTGTCCCACGCTGGTGCGCGGCGGCGGCAAAGGTGAACTGGCGGATGTGCTGACCAAAAGTGCCGCGCTGATGGCGCAAGGTGCCAGCGGCATGGTGTATGGCCGCAATGTTTATCAGCACGATAATCCGTCCCGCGTGGTGAAAGCGCTGATGGCGATTATTCATCAGGGCGCCAGCGGCCCGGACGCATTGGAAATCTATCAGCAGGGTTGAGCCTTACCTGCACCGGCGCTTATGCGGTGCGCCGTCTTCGCCAGTTGCACGGAGTCGGATATGAAGATAGTCGGTATTGATGCCGGAAACACCATGATCAAAGCGGTGCTGTTTGATCTCAGCGGGCGCGTATTGTCGGTGGCCGAGTGCGCGGGAGAAACCCATCGTCCGCAGGAAGGTTACGCCGAACGGCCGGTGGCGGATATCTGGCATGGCGTCAGTGATGCGGTGAGCCGTTGCCTGCAACAGGCGGGAACGCCAGCTAGCGATGTGATTGCGGTTGGCGCGACCGGTCACGGCAACGGTTTGTACGCGCTGGATAAGCATCAGCAGCCGCTGTTTGGTATTCAGTCTATCGATCATCGCGCTTGTGATACTGTGCACGCGCTGGAAATCAGCGGCGCGGATAAGCGCATCTACCCGATTTCGCTGCAAAAACCCTGGCCAGCGGCAACGCCAGTGTTGATCAGTTGGATCAAACAACATCAACCCGAACGCTGGGCGCAAATCGGCCATTTACTGTTAGCGAAAGACGTTATCGCCCATTTTCTCAGTGGCGCGATCAGCGCAGATTTCTCGGATGCCGCCGGAGCGGGTTTGATTGATTATCGTGCGCGCGGCTACAGCCGTGAATTGATGGCGCTGTACGGCATCGAAGAGGCGCTCGCCCTGCTGCCCGCACTGCGTGAATCCTGCGAGGTGGTTGGCCATGTCACACAACGTGCTGCCCAGCTCACTAGGTTACCCGCGGGCATTCCGGTAGTTGCGGGCATCTTTGATGTGGTGGCCAGCGCCGTCGGTTCTGGCGTGGTGAACACCGGCGAAGCCTCGATTGTCGCCGGGACGTGGAGCATCAATCAGGTGGTAGTGGATAAACCCGATTATCTGCGCCCGGTATTTATGAACTCCATTATTGAGTCCGACCGTTATATGGCGATTGAGGCCAGCGCCACCTCGGCGGCGAATCTCGACTGGTTCCTGCGCGAATTTGACGACGGTCGCGGCGGTCAAGGCGCGGCGCGCAGCAGCGATAGCGTGGCGCACGTGCAACCCAATGCCCAGCTACCGCTCTATCACCCTTACCTCTATTCCGGACGTAAATCAGAACCGGCCAAAGCCGGGTTTTATGGCTTAGGCGGCTGGCATACGCGCGCCGATATGCTGTTCGCGCTGTTTGAAGGCGTGACCTTTGCCCATCGGGCGCATATCGATCGCCTGCGTGCGGCGGGCATTCCTTTTACACAGGCCATTTTGTCGGGCGGCGCGGCGCGCAGTTGCGTCTGGCCGCAGATGTTTGCTGACGTGTTAGACATACCGATTCGCGTTGCGGAGTGCAAAGAAACCGGCGCGCTAGGCGCAGCATTGTGTGCCGGTGTGGGCGTCGGCGCGTGGCGTAATCTCGCCGAGGCCGCGCAGCGGGCGGTGCAGATCAATCCCGGCGCGCTGCTGCCGCGAGCGGATCGCGTTGCGTTTCACGATACGCGTTATCGGGTGTTTAAGAAGCTGGAGCTGGCGATGCGCGAGATGTGGCAGGAAGCCGGTTGATTTTACTGGCTTGATCGTACAAAAAATGACAACCTCTGCGCAGTGATGTACACTTGAACTATCAAAATGTTCAAATGAACATTACTCAGGAGGTTGTGATGACAACTGCATCCCCATTAAATCACGGCAATGCCGCACGCGTCTTCGACCCGACGCTGATTCAGCACGCTCGGAAATCTTTTATGGATCAAATGGGCTTGCCGCGTAATCCGCTGAAAGCACATCAGTTGATCACCGAAGGTCTGGACGTTGGCATCGTTGAACGCGCGGCCACGGTGCTAAAAGCAACACCATTGGATGTTGCCCAGATGGTCTCGATCGATCGCAATACCTATCGCCGCCGTGAGAAAGCTGGATCGCAACTCTCGGTGGAGCAAGGTGCGCGGGTGTATCAGGTGTTCGAAATTCTGGATGCCGTATTGCAATTATTTGCCGGTGACGTTGACGCTGCCATGCACTGGATGTATCAACCTGCGTTGGCACTGGACGATGCATTGCCAATGGAGATGCTGAGCACGCCTGCGGGCTGTGATGCGGTGTTAACGCTGATTGGTCGCCTGGAACACGGAGTGATTGTGTAATGACGCAACGGAAGGAACCGGATGCTCCCCATCGATTATTTTATCGTTTAGTGAAAGAAGAGTATGCCAGCGAGGCGTTTAGCGGCGCTGGCGCTGAAAAATGGGGCGGACGCTGGAATCCGCCCGGTATTAAGACGGTTTACCTCAGTAGCTCAAAGGCGCTCGCCACGCTGGAACTGGTGGTGCATGCCGGTAAAGCGATGCTGGAGAAGAGCCGATTTGTGATTTTTACCCTGCCGATCCCTGAGAGCGAAATCATGGCGCTGGACAGCAGTAAGCTGCCCAGCGATTGGCAAAAGTATCAGCAGCAGGAAGAGACGCAGGCGATCGGCGCCGCGTTCCTCGATTTGCAAGGCGGCTTACCTTTGCTGTTGACGGTACCCAGCATTTTGACCGGCGAAGACAACGCCATCCTCAATCCCGACCATCCCGCCGCCGCCGCCCTCTTTGCACAAGCCACTTCAGCGCCCTTCACGCTTGATCGCCGGATTAAAGCGTGACGAGCGTTTTCGTAGGGTGCGCAGTCATACCGTCATGCGCACCTGGTCACCATAAATGACGACCCTACAAAGTCGGTTTCGCTAAAGCAAACGCCGCCGTTAAATCAACACGTTGCCAGAATGACTGATCCGCACTGTTGCCGGACAGCGGATAACCGTTTGGCAGCGCGCTTTTCACCATCAGACGGCGAATCTGAGCATCAGACAGCTGCGGCAACGCGGTTTTCAGCAGGATCTCCGCGCCCTGCGGAACTTTGACAGGCGTGTTCTGCACATTGGCTTTTGGCAGGTTGTAACTCATGGTGAAACGATAGAACTGCTTCATTGCTGGTGAACGATAAGGATCATCCTTGCCATCGCTGCGCGCACACTCGGCCAGCGACGTGCCGCACTCTTTCTCCAGCGCGGCACGCAGTTGATCGCGCGCTTCACTAAACAGCGCCTGATAGCGCGCATCGTTGAGATAGTTTGCCACGTTGCGTTGCGCCACCATGCGCGAACCCATCACATCCAGCGGGTAATGCACGCCCAATACTAAACGCGAATAACCGTAGCGCGCGCCGCGCGTTACCAAGGCTTCAAAACGTTCTGGCACCATTTCGGCCAGCAACAAGGCATCGGTGTAACCGGTGTTGGTATGGCCGCTCGGGAAAGAACCGCCGTCGGCGGTGTAACGCACGTTGTCTGTTACCACCACATCGTCTGGCACCAGATGAATACTGTTGCCCTCACGCAGGAACGGTCGCGGATAGTTAAAGTGTTTCTTGGCTGCGCTGGTGCTGACTTCACTGGCTTTGATCAACGCCGCCGCTTTGCCGATCTCACCTTTATCGTAAGCCGCGAGGAAGGCTTTGCCGAGACGCGGGCCGAGCGCATCAGAGAGGAAATAGAGATAGCTGATCGCTTCCGCATCGGCCAGTGCCTGATGACGCACATTTTGCGTGGCGTTCAGGTTGATATTGGTAACGGTGGCCTGGCTGGCATCAAGCACGCTGGCGGGCAACGCGCTAAAGCCGGACAGCAGCGCAATTCCGGCCTGCTGGTTCTCTTTAGTTTTGAAATCGTAGCCGCTGTTTTTCAGCCACTGTTTGTCAGCCTGTTTCGCGGTCTGTTTGGCTTTTTCCAGTTGCTCACGCGTCAGCGTGCTGCTGTCGCCTTGCAGCGCCCGACGTTCAGCCTGTAAAGATTGCTGCTCGATATCGCTATAAGCGGAGGTGGAACCGGTGGAGGTTAAGCCTGCCAGCGCGGCCGCATCGGGCAGTGAAACCGCATGTGCCTGCTGTGCCAGCAGAAAAACCGTTGCAATCAGTGTGAAGCGGGTTTTCATTATTTTCCCCTGTTATCAAAATATTACCTTGCCGGGGAAACACGCTAGCACTCGATTATGACAGATTTATTTCACTTAACGACACTGACTGGCACAGTTTTGTACGCAAATTTGTGCTAACGAGCCGCAGCCGCCGTTATTGTCGTTTTTGCACTGTGATTGCTGCACATAGCAGTTCTGCTGACAGGCTGAAACATCGCACTTGGCGGCAATCGGCGTCAGTTGGACCACCGGCGCTTTTCGTTCCGGCTGCCATTGGGGTTGTGCCAGCACGCTAATGCTGAACAGCAAGGCTAATGCCATTATCCATTTCATGATTGAGTCCTCGCGGGAAGGGTGTAAAGAGTATGGCTGCTGCGGCGCCAATTACCATGCTGAAACAATCGATTCAACCTTTGTCACAAATTGCCCTTCTACAGTGCATAGATGTGCGCCACTGTAGTGCAGAACAGCAAAGCCAGATGCTGCTGTGCCAATGTAAAATCAAAGAGATAACCGCAAGTCGGCTTCCACGCGAATCTGGTACAAAAGTTGCAGTCCCTTATGCATAGCAAAGGAGACGGATATGAAAGCAATTGTGATTGGCGCGGGCATTGGCGGTATGAGTGCTGCGATTGCGCTGGAGAAAGCGGGTTTTGACACGGCGGTGTTTGAAGCAGTGAAAGAGATGAAGCCGGTGGGTGCGGCGATCTCCATCTGGCCCAACGGCGTAAAATGCATCAACGCGTTGGGTATGAAAGAGCCGCTGCGCGCGCTGGGTGGCAACATGGCGTTTATGGCCTACAACGATGCGCACAGCGGCAGCACACTCACCCGCTTCAGCATGGAACCGCTGGTGCAACAGGTGGGTGAATATCCTTATCCAGTGGCGCGCGCCGAATTGCAGGCGATGCTGATCGATACCTACGGACGTTCGCGCATTAGCTTTGGCAAACGCGTCACGCAGGTTGAACAAACTGAGCACGGCGTCACCGCCTGGTTTGATGACGGTAGCCAGGCCGAAGGTGATTTCCTGATCGCCGCCGATGGCACGCACTCGGTGATCCGCCACTATGTACTGGGCGAAAGCATCGAACGTCGTTACGCCGGTTACGTCAACTGGAACGGCCTGGTGACGATTGATGAGGCTATTGCGCCCGCCGATCAATGGACCACTTTTGTTGGCGAAGGCAAACGCGTGTCGCTGATGCCGGTCAGCGATAACCGC carries:
- a CDS encoding antitoxin Xre/MbcA/ParS toxin-binding domain-containing protein, which produces MTTASPLNHGNAARVFDPTLIQHARKSFMDQMGLPRNPLKAHQLITEGLDVGIVERAATVLKATPLDVAQMVSIDRNTYRRREKAGSQLSVEQGARVYQVFEILDAVLQLFAGDVDAAMHWMYQPALALDDALPMEMLSTPAGCDAVLTLIGRLEHGVIV
- a CDS encoding FGGY-family carbohydrate kinase, which produces MKIVGIDAGNTMIKAVLFDLSGRVLSVAECAGETHRPQEGYAERPVADIWHGVSDAVSRCLQQAGTPASDVIAVGATGHGNGLYALDKHQQPLFGIQSIDHRACDTVHALEISGADKRIYPISLQKPWPAATPVLISWIKQHQPERWAQIGHLLLAKDVIAHFLSGAISADFSDAAGAGLIDYRARGYSRELMALYGIEEALALLPALRESCEVVGHVTQRAAQLTRLPAGIPVVAGIFDVVASAVGSGVVNTGEASIVAGTWSINQVVVDKPDYLRPVFMNSIIESDRYMAIEASATSAANLDWFLREFDDGRGGQGAARSSDSVAHVQPNAQLPLYHPYLYSGRKSEPAKAGFYGLGGWHTRADMLFALFEGVTFAHRAHIDRLRAAGIPFTQAILSGGAARSCVWPQMFADVLDIPIRVAECKETGALGAALCAGVGVGAWRNLAEAAQRAVQINPGALLPRADRVAFHDTRYRVFKKLELAMREMWQEAG
- a CDS encoding RES family NAD+ phosphorylase; translated protein: MTQRKEPDAPHRLFYRLVKEEYASEAFSGAGAEKWGGRWNPPGIKTVYLSSSKALATLELVVHAGKAMLEKSRFVIFTLPIPESEIMALDSSKLPSDWQKYQQQEETQAIGAAFLDLQGGLPLLLTVPSILTGEDNAILNPDHPAAAALFAQATSAPFTLDRRIKA
- a CDS encoding acid phosphatase, whose amino-acid sequence is MKTRFTLIATVFLLAQQAHAVSLPDAAALAGLTSTGSTSAYSDIEQQSLQAERRALQGDSSTLTREQLEKAKQTAKQADKQWLKNSGYDFKTKENQQAGIALLSGFSALPASVLDASQATVTNINLNATQNVRHQALADAEAISYLYFLSDALGPRLGKAFLAAYDKGEIGKAAALIKASEVSTSAAKKHFNYPRPFLREGNSIHLVPDDVVVTDNVRYTADGGSFPSGHTNTGYTDALLLAEMVPERFEALVTRGARYGYSRLVLGVHYPLDVMGSRMVAQRNVANYLNDARYQALFSEARDQLRAALEKECGTSLAECARSDGKDDPYRSPAMKQFYRFTMSYNLPKANVQNTPVKVPQGAEILLKTALPQLSDAQIRRLMVKSALPNGYPLSGNSADQSFWQRVDLTAAFALAKPTL
- a CDS encoding glycerol-3-phosphate dehydrogenase/oxidase; amino-acid sequence: MDNIKTREQRLSALRLRSSTPVLIVGGGINGISTFRELALQGIPAILVEKGDWCQAASGALSRMIHGGLRYLETGEFTLVKESVTERDRLLKNASHYVFPLRTTVPIDNLAGGLVNATRRFLRLSDKPTRRGALLIKTGLSLYDIYTRQYGSMPKHQVRNEAATRDRWPGFAPWVKYSASYYDAWISAPERLGFELIDDAEKACPEALALNYLLLVSAEGETVILQDALSGERFSLQPHVLVNAGGAWIDQLNQRITVSRDLPKLIGGTKGSHLILNHPELLHMLDGEMVYFENQEGRVCIMFPWFGKVLVGSTDIRVDDPDEAVCDEEEKDYILESLRFIFPHIEVPDSAIVYTFCGVRPLPASEAKLNGQISRNHSLVVLPADANRAWSTLCLVGGKWTTFRQFGEEAADRVLRLLGEKRQVSTGDVPIGGGRDFPKPSGQTAWLAQLAQRYGVPLPRVMQLAKRYGSRALPLLALIQQHGEQMLQNHAAYSDVELRYLIEHEQVCQLEDLLVRRTSLAICGELSVPLVQEIAEIMAATLGWSDSERAQQLQRCCANLARLHGLTGLYPTVFQEETQHVSNQ
- a CDS encoding class I fructose-bisphosphate aldolase, with the translated sequence MLVTNKVRMQRLFQHGKCLDVAIDHGIANEPDFLIGLENIADVMDNLIAAQPDAIQVNYGQADLLQRVAGRKPALVMRTDVGNAYNAARHREMWAVLHNPDEPILAALQMDAAAVVVNLYLIPDEPGIFRMCVENIGRLRQACDRYAMPLMIEPLVMAPAGQGAAYGSLGDVEKMVPLVRLARELGADIIKADPTENVEDFHRVVEAARCPTLVRGGGKGELADVLTKSAALMAQGASGMVYGRNVYQHDNPSRVVKALMAIIHQGASGPDALEIYQQG
- the hpxO gene encoding FAD-dependent urate hydroxylase HpxO — encoded protein: MKAIVIGAGIGGMSAAIALEKAGFDTAVFEAVKEMKPVGAAISIWPNGVKCINALGMKEPLRALGGNMAFMAYNDAHSGSTLTRFSMEPLVQQVGEYPYPVARAELQAMLIDTYGRSRISFGKRVTQVEQTEHGVTAWFDDGSQAEGDFLIAADGTHSVIRHYVLGESIERRYAGYVNWNGLVTIDEAIAPADQWTTFVGEGKRVSLMPVSDNRFYFFFDVPLPKGLSEDRATLKSDLKGYFSGWAEPVQRLIERLNPETTNRVEIHDIEPFSRFVKGRVALLGDAAHSTTPDIGQGGCAAMEDAVVLAQTLASHSLGIEDALLRYESRRVERTKDLVLKARKRCDVTHAKDAEVTAAWYADLKNETGERVLAGMCDTIEGGPFG